ACGCACATTACCTTATGAGCGTCCAAATTACAATCGTATTTTAACCCtcttaatattgtaaaaaaaaatacttacctGATGAATTTCAGGAATGCACACGTATCTGTGAATGTCTAAATATAGTAATGATCCTTTCTTATGAGCGTCCAGATTGCACACGTATCTTCAACCGTCgcaatatagtaaaaataacacTTACCTAATGAACTAATGAACCCGTTTGTACACGTTTCTGTGTCTCTCTAAACTTAGTAATGAACCCTACCTTATGAACGTCGACATTGTACACGTATCTGTGACCGTTTAAATATAGTAATGATCCTTCCTAATGAATGTACAGATTGTACAAGTATCTGTGACTATCTAAATATAGTAACGAAACTTAACTAATGGACGTTTTGAATTAAAACGTTGCAGTGACTTTCTAAATATAGAAACGAACTTCACCGAATGAAAGTCCTGACTTCTCGCGTATCTGTGACTTTCTTAGCTGTAATTGTTATGCATAAATTGTTGCTTTCTGAAATTCATCTTTAATTTTCTCAACAGTCAAAGATATCAAAGAATCTTACAGGGATAAAATGTCATGGTTTAAAAAACGGCATGATTTTATGGATTACAACTcttaaagataaaacaaatgaGAGTTTTATTTTTTCGTTGGAATTTAATTTAGATGACTGATTCAACCATCAAATTCGCAAATAAATGGGAATGATTTCATAGCATATTGTGAAGAAATTCCTGATTCACAATTTGATAAAACTGCATAAATTCAAAATCTACAGTTGCAATTTAGTTTAGGACCATAtgattagaataaaaaaaaagaatttccattgtatactgtaagtgtacttatattagccCAGCTAAATTTAAGCGCAAACGCCTTAAATTGAGACGTTTCGACTTATTAGCGCAAACTTGTATTAGCGCAGTATTAGCAGCGCTAAAATAACAAATTGGCGGTATCTGAAATGAAACACGGAATGGCCCGAAACTTTCAAAAATGAAGCCTATTCACATAAACTGGCTTTAAATTACTGACCATCAGAGTGTGAAACAGTCTGCAATACTAAATGGCTTGCGGCTGACTAGTATTCGTAATTCAATCGACCAGGCACGCATATAAACATGCATAGGTCTACAGTATAACATAATATCTACATTCGTTTAGATAAGTTAATATGTATACTTTCTGCAGATTATTAGTTAGGTATGCGGTTATTGTCAAATTTACACgataaatatgtatttctctgTGTTCTATTGCATTGTAATTACGGTATTTTCAATACGATTCATGTTAACTTTCTATTAGGAAAgcatttcatttcagtaaaatataagcGCTATacatgaattagcgcatgccCGATCCTGCTAATAGCGCCAAAATTAGTACTGTGCTAATTTCAATACACTAACAGTATTATAGGTCTCAGATTCTAAGAAATGTCTTTTTTATTCTCCATTTGTTCTCGTAACCAAGTGctgatacaaaaaaaatgcacttCCATTATTTCAATTCACTGTTACTTTAACATGTGCATATCCGTGACGCCATGTAGGCTATTTTTGGATATGACTGGCGGGTTTGATGTCAACGTATAACATTAAAACAAAGTTCTCATTACTTTTACGACAGTCATTATAGTAATAAGTAAAGTTCTAAAATAATGTGAACTATGTACATTTCGCATGTACTCGCCCGAAAGTATGACAATTGAAAACACCCGTTACTTTTTCAGAAACCATGTACATTGTAATGGTACATTTGACCTGATTATCAGAGCTTACTCGACTGGAACATTATCTAATTCATATCCAGCATTTAACTTGATTTGTAAAATCACAGTGTCGTAGCCTTTACATTTTGAGGAGATCAATAAATCATatgattgtttacttttatttcgttCCTTTATCTAAAGTTTGACATGTCGGTTATAAATAGACGAAACCTCTATACATCTATGTTACATTTTAACTTCCTAACTGAACGTTTTAAAAAATCCCAACGATCTATCTTTAGATTTAGtacttgaaaaaatttaaatagctGCAGTAGCGTTCCGTGTTTATATGTCATAAGCAGTAGAATGTCCGAACTTCCTGTTATACAATAATTTACACTGCAGGTTAAAAAATCCCTGTTACCTAATTACAAATATAGAAAAGATAATTGCGTATATCATAACAACATATATGTGTAATGTCaagtttctatattttataaacGTGACAAGGTTAGCGCATACTTATAGAACATGTTTATTCTTACGAGAAATGTAATCAAATATGTTTTAAGgtgattaatcagattttgatcaaatAATAGATGTGTTTGAATCTTCACCAACTAATCATTTACACTCAGTGTGTTCACCGAGTTCTTGACGACGTCCGATTTTAACTGACAGTATTTTTAAACTTCCTATCCTTGTTCGTTATTTTAGCACTactataaatttaataaacacatattgcctaaggaatgatattatgaatataagcactattgtattaCAGTTGtcaattatttgaatttaatagtacatattttgccaaagttcattagaaatacaattttataaaatgatttttacctccctttgtctgtCTTGGTTGCGTAACCaagatatgttgaaaaaaaattgattgcAAAGCTACACGTTGTTTTAAAACATGCCTTTTATGTCAGGTAGGAAATTGAAATATCCCAGTATGTATcaaatgcaaaatttaatgtaaaaacagagcattatattgaaattaaaataaataatgcactttaataaatacttttgtataaacggagataacttttaaaaaaattcaaaaagtaatagattatacatttttaatatgAATCCAAATCTATGTAATGGGtaattttgttccttaaataaatttctCAAAAAATGAATGTTATTGACCACATTTAAGTCACAAATATCAAGAAAGTCATACCTTATCGATTGCTTTTTGTCTCTCTAAAAATAGACATGGCAATGTTCAGACCGCTCATCTGTCTGTGACTTTTAGATATGTAACGAACCCTATCTAATGAACGTCCAGTTTGCGCACGTATTTGTGACCGTCTAGATATAGTACCTAACCTTACCTAGTGAGCGTCCTGAACTCTCACTTACCTGTgactttctaaatataataacGAAATTTACATACTGAACGTCCTAATTTAAAACGTATCTGTgactttctaaatataaaaacGAACTTTACCTAATAAACGGCCTGACCTCTCGCGTATCTGTGCCGTTCTTAGCTGCAATTGTAATGCATGGATTTTTGCTTCTTGAAATTCATCTTTAACTTTCACAACAGTTTTTGAAATTTCTTGCAAACTTTTCAAAACATCTTCTATAGATTCAATTCCGTCGTCAAGTTCCGCAGTACTAAGATGTTTGTACTTAATTTCTGTTAATATAGGGTTTATCACCACAGTAAATTCTTTCTCAATGTTACATTTGAATTTACGCACACATTTTGCAAAAgctaaaatttgatcaaattctGTTACTGCTTCACCTTCtgccatttttgtttactttaaactgaaattacTTAGGTCTTCATATAgaagtatatatctatttttgatcgACTGTTCCGTATTTTTCTTCCTGACTGAATCATctattttgaaatgatttataagtaatgtattaaaatcaaagaggaaaataaactgtatattacgactttccataaaatttaatcaaaattataaaaagaacaaagaaaaCGTGACTCGTTGAAAATCAGTTAAGGGTAGAATACATAATCTCTGATGCAACTTTTATTTAGCTCGTTTATATCCTACTCAAGAGATTTTCATGTAAATTAGAAATATCAATGATCTGTAAAATTACCTATTTGTTGTACGCAAATTATCAGCGGTGTACATGGTTATTTTCAGTCCCTCAGAATTAGTCTACCTAAACAAATTTCTCCTCCCCTTGTAAATTAATCAATTGAAATATCCAAATAGAAATAAATTCATCATGTTATATTTATTCATCTGAATGATCACTGAATAAAATAAGTCGACAATGATCTGTATAACAAGAATAAAATAAGTCGACGGTGTTCTGTATAATCACTAAATTAGGTAAGTCGACACTGATCTGTATAATCACTGAATTAAATAAGTTCAATACGTAttccaaattataaaaaaatagtaCCATTTTGTACCAGCATCCATTCATATCTACCCCTAATTCGTGAATATGTTAAGACATTTACAGTTTCCTTCCTGATTGA
This DNA window, taken from Mercenaria mercenaria strain notata chromosome 19, MADL_Memer_1, whole genome shotgun sequence, encodes the following:
- the LOC123541752 gene encoding uncharacterized protein LOC123541752 isoform X3 — protein: MAEGEAVTEFDQILAFAKCVRKFKCNIEKEFTVVINPILTEIKYKHLSTAELDDGIESIEDVLKSLQEISKTVVKVKDEFQEAKIHALQLQLRTAQIRERSGRLLGLRNDSGCFSADSRVLSSGSILVTQPSDADLEEDNSSTSRAVNSVHTEPTQHEDTSQLLNKDGDSIC